The following coding sequences lie in one Candidatus Eremiobacterota bacterium genomic window:
- a CDS encoding cysteine dioxygenase family protein, which produces MTLVIKTGHFSYAEFFVLSTLIADFRARAPLAREASEMAALLGATAAEMHTLPSLPRRSGGYTRTCAYQDSTFELLLLNWAAGAESAIHDHGDQHCWMLVLSGRLEVCDFDRLDSGESAGYAHVEPGPRRLLAAGEMDLRSGRFDLHSVRSADRSPAVTLHVYSGPLREFLTYDPSARRCTSVVSVYDEVLSSAKLVRG; this is translated from the coding sequence GTGACCCTAGTCATTAAGACGGGTCACTTTTCTTATGCGGAGTTCTTCGTGCTATCTACCCTGATCGCCGATTTTCGTGCCCGGGCGCCCTTGGCGCGCGAAGCTTCGGAGATGGCGGCGCTCCTCGGAGCGACGGCCGCCGAGATGCACACCCTGCCGTCGCTTCCGCGGCGGTCAGGCGGATATACGCGCACCTGTGCCTATCAGGATTCCACTTTTGAGCTGCTGCTGCTCAACTGGGCCGCCGGCGCCGAGTCGGCGATCCACGATCACGGCGACCAGCATTGCTGGATGCTGGTCCTCTCGGGCCGGCTCGAAGTCTGCGACTTCGACCGGCTCGACTCGGGCGAGTCGGCCGGCTATGCCCATGTCGAACCGGGCCCACGCCGCCTTCTCGCGGCCGGTGAGATGGATCTTCGCTCGGGGCGCTTCGATTTGCACAGCGTGCGAAGCGCCGACCGGAGCCCGGCCGTCACGTTGCACGTTTACTCGGGGCCGCTGCGCGAGTTCCTTACCTACGACCCGAGCGCCCGCCGATGCACCAGCGTTGTCAGCGTCTACGACGAGGTGCTCTCCTCCGCAAAGCTGGTGCGCGGATGA
- a CDS encoding FAD/NAD(P)-binding protein: MSELDVAIVGGGFTGCAIAANLARRANQAFSLAIFEPGSLGRGAAYGSAHREHLLNTRAAQMSINSAVSDDFVRWLGSRGGPHDFVSRRLYGDYVGDTVRKALERPRFAHVTERVAALRRQKERYILHTSSGKRFMARTVVLATGNPLPYDGFLPREVHGRGGYVADPWRFDYSAVSGEVLVVGSGLTALDVLVALKACGHRGRVHVLSRHGRFPQVHADAASYDVVPALDSSSAQALLRSFRYHLQEAERRGFDWRAVIDVIRPESEAIWRRVPVREQRRFERHLRTRWERHRHRAPREVDAVRDEYARSGRLRVYAGQLLRSVGDRITIGTRDGHVHDLQPAWIVNCSGVGRIGSLAQDPLIGTMLAGGAISPDARGMGLRVTPKLEAINAAGNAVANLWIVGPTVRGSRFEATAVPELRVMAESVASQIAAAARTEQPVLEVNGRR; this comes from the coding sequence ATGAGCGAGCTCGACGTCGCGATCGTCGGTGGCGGATTTACCGGGTGTGCGATTGCCGCAAACCTCGCGCGACGCGCGAACCAGGCATTTTCGCTCGCGATCTTCGAACCCGGCTCGCTCGGGCGAGGCGCCGCCTACGGTAGCGCCCACCGCGAGCATTTGCTCAATACGCGGGCGGCGCAGATGAGTATCAATAGCGCGGTTTCGGATGACTTCGTTCGGTGGCTCGGATCTCGCGGTGGGCCTCACGATTTCGTTTCACGTCGTCTCTACGGCGATTACGTCGGGGATACGGTCCGCAAAGCGCTCGAGCGCCCTCGCTTCGCTCACGTTACCGAACGCGTCGCCGCATTACGCCGGCAGAAAGAGCGTTACATCCTCCATACGAGCTCCGGCAAACGTTTCATGGCGCGCACCGTTGTGCTCGCCACCGGAAATCCGCTTCCATACGATGGATTTCTGCCGCGGGAAGTGCACGGGCGCGGAGGTTACGTTGCAGATCCGTGGCGTTTCGACTACAGCGCCGTCAGCGGTGAAGTGCTCGTGGTTGGTTCGGGACTCACCGCGTTGGATGTCTTGGTCGCGCTCAAAGCGTGCGGCCATCGCGGGAGGGTGCACGTTCTTTCCCGCCATGGCCGCTTTCCGCAAGTGCATGCCGACGCGGCATCGTACGACGTCGTTCCGGCGCTCGATAGCAGCAGCGCCCAGGCATTGTTACGCAGTTTTCGTTACCATCTCCAGGAAGCCGAGCGACGCGGCTTCGATTGGCGCGCGGTCATCGACGTCATTCGCCCCGAATCGGAAGCGATCTGGAGGCGCGTACCGGTGCGGGAGCAGCGCCGTTTCGAACGGCATCTTCGCACGCGCTGGGAGCGTCATCGTCACCGCGCTCCACGCGAGGTAGACGCGGTGCGTGACGAATACGCGCGTTCGGGCCGCCTTCGCGTCTATGCGGGGCAACTGCTTCGCAGCGTCGGCGACCGAATAACGATCGGCACGCGCGACGGCCACGTGCACGACCTTCAGCCGGCCTGGATTGTCAACTGTTCGGGTGTCGGACGAATTGGCTCGTTGGCGCAAGACCCGCTGATCGGCACGATGCTCGCTGGCGGCGCCATTTCGCCCGACGCGCGCGGTATGGGCTTGCGCGTCACACCGAAGCTGGAAGCAATCAACGCCGCCGGCAATGCGGTCGCGAATCTGTGGATCGTCGGACCGACGGTCCGAGGTTCGCGCTTCGAGGCCACCGCGGTACCGGAACTGCGCGTCATGGCCGAGTCGGTAGCGTCGCAAATCGCGGCGGCTGCGCGGACGGAGCAACCGGTTCTCGAGGTCAACGGGAGACGATGA